The proteins below are encoded in one region of Pseudonocardia sp. DSM 110487:
- a CDS encoding alpha/beta fold hydrolase, with translation MALELGGTARLALRGVRGRLWSDLHQPGGPSGTPLLVLFPDSSRPVIDPAALCRTGLTVLVTHPGDPADAVAVVEWAAEHAAELDADPARLLVGGERSGAALAAAVARHARQNGWPPLRLFVPPGTTEPEGTTMTRSTTFLAITTTVAAALAVGCATPAADATPEPGRYATVNGLEMYYEVHGPETGRPLVLLHGAFSGIGVDFAGLLPELARNRRVIAVEQQAHGHTPDIDRPLRVEHMVDDTVALLDQLGVTRADVLGYSMGAAVALGMGLERPELVHKLVLVSPGYDTNSTHAGLMESLQGFRPEMLHGTPFHDYYLRAAPRPEDFPVLVEKKKEMDRHYPDHPRSAVQGLAAPVLLVAGDSDIVRNDYLVEFFGLLGGNVIGDMVGLPASQLAILPGTTHLSVVHRPELHTIVPGFLDAPSST, from the coding sequence ATGGCACTCGAGCTCGGCGGCACCGCCCGCCTCGCCCTCCGTGGCGTGAGAGGTCGGCTGTGGTCGGACCTGCACCAGCCCGGCGGCCCGTCCGGGACGCCGCTGCTGGTGCTCTTCCCGGACAGCAGCCGGCCGGTCATCGACCCGGCCGCGCTCTGCCGCACCGGGTTGACCGTGCTCGTGACACATCCCGGCGATCCGGCCGACGCCGTCGCCGTCGTGGAGTGGGCCGCCGAGCACGCCGCCGAGCTCGACGCCGACCCGGCGCGCCTGCTCGTCGGCGGCGAGCGCTCGGGGGCAGCGCTCGCCGCCGCCGTTGCCCGGCACGCCCGCCAGAACGGGTGGCCACCGCTGCGGCTGTTCGTGCCGCCCGGCACCACCGAACCGGAAGGAACCACGATGACCAGGTCGACCACATTCCTCGCGATCACCACCACGGTCGCGGCGGCGCTCGCCGTCGGCTGCGCCACCCCCGCCGCGGACGCGACGCCCGAGCCGGGCCGCTACGCCACGGTCAACGGGCTCGAGATGTACTACGAGGTGCACGGCCCGGAGACCGGGCGTCCGCTCGTCCTGCTGCACGGCGCCTTCTCCGGCATCGGCGTCGACTTCGCAGGCCTGCTCCCCGAACTCGCCCGGAACCGGCGAGTGATCGCCGTGGAGCAACAGGCGCACGGCCACACCCCCGACATCGACCGCCCGCTGCGCGTCGAGCACATGGTGGACGACACCGTCGCGCTGCTCGACCAGCTCGGAGTGACCCGGGCCGACGTCCTCGGCTACAGCATGGGCGCCGCGGTCGCCCTCGGCATGGGCCTGGAACGGCCGGAGCTGGTGCACAAGCTGGTGCTCGTCTCACCCGGCTACGACACCAACTCCACCCACGCAGGCCTGATGGAGAGCCTGCAGGGCTTCCGGCCGGAGATGCTGCACGGCACCCCGTTCCACGACTACTACCTGCGTGCCGCTCCCCGTCCCGAGGACTTCCCGGTTCTCGTCGAGAAGAAGAAGGAGATGGACCGGCACTACCCGGACCACCCGCGGAGCGCGGTGCAGGGGCTGGCCGCACCCGTGCTGCTCGTGGCGGGCGACTCCGACATCGTCCGCAACGACTACCTCGTGGAGTTCTTCGGGCTGCTCGGCGGCAACGTCATCGGCGACATGGTCGGCCTGCCGGCCTCGCAGCTGGCGATCCTGCCGGGCACCACGCACCTCAGCGTGGTCCACCGCCCTGAGCTGCACACAATC
- a CDS encoding alpha/beta hydrolase fold domain-containing protein: MNEPSRGRLLALPPAPDAVELRHLRAFVAVAEELNFGRAAARLYLSQPALSRQIRALERLLGAELLRRSTHRVELTLAGEALRPRAEDLLERLDDAVAATRAVGGELIGRAARHWDELREALGVEAGVQELRDAVEAMHAQFAVPAEVLVRPANAGGVPSLLLSGSPEQETTVLYLHGGGYILGSAFGYRPLVGAFALAAGTGVVLPDYRLAPEHPFPAAVQDALRAYAWIVERASSADRIVLAGDSTGGALVMSLLLSLAADGLPMPGGAVLLCPGLDLTGAYLDPVADAELVGHVRRSRELYLDGHPVDDPLVSPLLADLSGLPPLLVQAATGDKARPEARQLVERAREHGVDARFELYPADTHQFHVFWPFLPEAAEALQQAGAFVREVGERAGGSRSA; the protein is encoded by the coding sequence ATGAACGAGCCGTCCCGGGGGCGCCTGCTCGCGCTCCCTCCGGCACCCGACGCCGTCGAGCTGCGCCACCTGCGGGCGTTCGTCGCGGTCGCGGAGGAGCTGAACTTCGGGCGGGCCGCGGCCCGCCTCTACCTGTCGCAGCCCGCGCTCAGCCGTCAGATTCGCGCTCTCGAGCGGCTGCTGGGTGCCGAACTGCTGCGGCGGTCGACCCACCGGGTGGAGCTCACGCTCGCCGGGGAGGCCCTCCGGCCTCGCGCCGAGGACCTGCTCGAGCGGCTCGACGACGCGGTGGCCGCCACGCGCGCCGTCGGCGGTGAGCTGATCGGCCGGGCCGCCCGGCACTGGGACGAGCTGCGGGAGGCGCTCGGCGTCGAGGCGGGTGTCCAGGAGCTGCGGGACGCCGTCGAGGCGATGCACGCGCAGTTCGCCGTGCCCGCGGAGGTCCTCGTCCGGCCCGCGAACGCGGGCGGTGTGCCGTCGCTGCTGCTCAGCGGCTCACCGGAGCAGGAGACGACCGTGCTCTACCTGCACGGCGGCGGCTACATCCTCGGTTCCGCGTTCGGTTACCGCCCGCTCGTCGGGGCGTTCGCGCTCGCCGCGGGCACCGGCGTGGTGCTGCCGGACTACCGGCTCGCGCCGGAGCACCCCTTCCCCGCTGCGGTGCAGGACGCCCTGCGCGCCTACGCGTGGATCGTCGAGCGGGCCTCGTCCGCGGACCGAATCGTGCTGGCGGGTGACTCCACGGGCGGCGCGCTGGTGATGTCGCTGTTGCTCAGCCTCGCCGCGGACGGCCTGCCGATGCCGGGCGGGGCCGTGCTGCTCTGCCCCGGCCTCGACCTCACCGGCGCGTACCTCGACCCCGTGGCGGACGCGGAGCTCGTCGGGCACGTGCGCCGCAGCCGCGAGCTCTACCTCGACGGTCACCCGGTGGACGACCCGCTGGTGAGCCCGCTGCTCGCCGACCTCAGCGGACTGCCGCCCCTCCTCGTGCAGGCGGCCACCGGGGACAAGGCCCGTCCCGAGGCGAGGCAGCTCGTCGAACGAGCCCGCGAGCACGGCGTGGACGCCCGCTTCGAGCTCTATCCCGCCGACACGCACCAGTTCCACGTGTTCTGGCCGTTCCTGCCCGAGGCGGCCGAGGCGTTGCAGCAGGCCGGGGCGTTCGTGCGGGAGGTGGGGGAGCGGGCAGGCGGGTCGCGCAGCGCCTGA
- a CDS encoding asparaginase, which produces MVEDEAQVVARVVRGGVAESVHRGHLVVLAPDGSVRVRRGDPDGTFFARSSLKLVQAVAMLRSGLDLDGELLALACASHSGEPDHLSGVRRILDGAGLDEADLQNTPALPLDADAATAWVIAGNKPTRLTQNCSGKHAAMLATCVAAGWDRAAYLDPAHPLQRAIRATVAELTGDGDPAHVTIDGCGAPLFSCTPAGLARAFARIATAPAGTPEHRVAAAVRAFPWWLGGTGRFPTTLIVAAPGLVAKDGAEAVFAAALPDGGALAVKIADGSPRPLPPVVTALLGTLGVTGLGDIGEVPVLGHGEPVGEVEAVL; this is translated from the coding sequence GTGGTCGAGGACGAGGCGCAGGTCGTCGCGCGGGTCGTACGAGGCGGGGTGGCGGAGTCGGTGCACCGGGGTCACCTGGTCGTGCTCGCGCCGGACGGGTCGGTGCGGGTGCGCCGCGGCGACCCGGACGGCACGTTCTTCGCGCGCTCGTCGCTGAAGCTCGTGCAGGCGGTCGCGATGTTGCGGAGCGGGCTCGACCTGGACGGCGAGCTGCTCGCGCTCGCCTGCGCCAGCCACTCCGGCGAGCCGGACCACCTCTCCGGTGTGCGTCGCATCCTGGATGGTGCCGGCCTCGACGAGGCAGACCTGCAGAACACCCCGGCCCTTCCGCTCGACGCCGACGCCGCGACTGCGTGGGTGATCGCGGGGAACAAGCCGACCCGGCTCACCCAGAACTGCTCCGGCAAGCACGCCGCGATGCTCGCCACCTGCGTGGCGGCCGGATGGGATCGAGCGGCGTACCTCGACCCGGCCCACCCGCTGCAGCGCGCGATACGGGCGACGGTCGCCGAGCTGACCGGCGACGGCGACCCGGCGCACGTCACGATCGACGGCTGTGGCGCACCGCTCTTCTCCTGCACACCCGCGGGCCTTGCCCGCGCGTTCGCGCGGATCGCCACCGCCCCCGCAGGCACACCCGAGCACCGCGTCGCCGCGGCCGTGCGCGCATTCCCGTGGTGGCTCGGCGGCACCGGCCGGTTCCCCACGACGCTGATCGTGGCCGCGCCCGGCCTCGTCGCGAAGGACGGCGCGGAGGCCGTGTTCGCCGCGGCGCTCCCTGACGGCGGCGCGCTCGCCGTGAAGATCGCGGACGGCTCCCCGCGCCCCCTGCCACCGGTGGTCACGGCGCTCCTGGGGACGCTCGGGGTCACCGGGCTGGGCGACATCGGCGAGGTCCCGGTGCTGGGCCACGGCGAACCGGTCGGCGAGGTCGAAGCTGTCCTCTGA
- a CDS encoding TetR/AcrR family transcriptional regulator, which produces MTVQTGPEPTGLPRRRRRLSDRETERRMLDTAVGMVNEAGLTVSLEHISLEEVIREAGVARSAVYRRWPYKDMFFSDLLRELATAAAPASVAGRETGHAALAEIAAERLDRLETPEGRRAVLLELIRREPDFARVHRSAEWRTYLALHATFLGLPDGALRADVQAALTASERGFATRIAAAWQEWAELFGFRMRPALGTGYDALASLVSAHFRGLVLMSPTSPDIAGAHIHADPFGTGETAHWSLRSVALAGVALTFLEPDPDITWTEERIAAARHRLAAMAPA; this is translated from the coding sequence GTGACAGTGCAGACCGGCCCCGAACCCACCGGTCTCCCCCGCAGGCGGCGCCGGCTGTCCGACCGGGAGACCGAACGCCGCATGCTCGACACCGCGGTGGGCATGGTCAACGAGGCCGGCCTGACCGTGAGCCTCGAACACATCAGCCTCGAGGAGGTGATCCGGGAAGCCGGAGTCGCCCGCAGTGCGGTGTACCGCCGCTGGCCCTACAAGGACATGTTCTTCAGCGACCTGCTCCGTGAGCTCGCCACGGCCGCGGCACCGGCGTCCGTCGCGGGCAGGGAGACCGGGCATGCCGCCCTCGCCGAGATCGCGGCCGAGCGGCTCGATCGGCTCGAGACGCCGGAGGGCCGTCGCGCGGTGCTGCTGGAGCTGATCCGGCGTGAGCCGGACTTCGCGCGTGTGCACCGGTCGGCGGAATGGCGGACCTACCTCGCCCTCCACGCCACGTTCCTCGGCCTGCCCGACGGGGCCCTCCGCGCGGATGTGCAGGCGGCGCTGACAGCGTCCGAGCGGGGCTTCGCCACCCGGATCGCCGCGGCATGGCAGGAGTGGGCCGAGCTGTTCGGCTTCCGGATGCGCCCCGCGCTCGGCACCGGCTACGACGCCCTCGCGAGCCTGGTCAGCGCGCACTTCCGGGGACTGGTGCTGATGTCACCGACGAGCCCCGACATCGCCGGGGCGCACATCCACGCCGACCCGTTCGGCACCGGGGAGACGGCGCACTGGTCTCTGCGCTCCGTCGCGCTGGCCGGTGTCGCCCTCACGTTCCTCGAGCCCGACCCCGACATCACCTGGACCGAGGAGCGGATCGCCGCCGCCCGGCACCGGCTGGCCGCCATGGCACCCGCCTGA
- a CDS encoding FAD-binding and (Fe-S)-binding domain-containing protein, whose amino-acid sequence MTELQQALDRELDGEVLFDDYTRHLFSRDASMYAITPVGVVAPRHAGDVVTAVRIAGEHGVPVLPRGGGTSLAGQTVGEALVLDFSRHMSRIVELDPETRTARVQPGVVQDQLNRAAAAHGLLFGPDTSTSNRATLGGMIGNNSAGSGSVRYGMTIDHVRSLDVVLSDASTARFGPVDEAERARRASGDTLEARLYRELPALVDAHRDAIATGFPKFWRRAGGYRLDRLTDSFDLARFVVGSEGTLVVATEALVGLVPKPKKTVIAVGHFRSTQAAIDATEDALSCEPAAVELMDRTILDLSRSKLEYAALGSILHDDPDALLFVSFSGDDPDELSGQLDRLTALWEKHGHGYHTLRAETPAQQGALLKVRKAGLGLLMAASSGSNRPAAFVEDTAVDPSRLAEYTERFAKVLDRHGMRAGFYGHASVGCLHVRPFVDLSRPDEVAKMRAVAEEVRDLVAEFGGANSSEHGDGLARSEFNRHLFGDELYEAMRRVKGIFDPDGLMNPGKIVDAPSMTDNLREPALPPAGPLTTMLDLTVVAGGEHGMRGAADRCQNIGLCRKDDVGVMCPSYMATHREEDATRGRANALVKALSDPDPRTALGDERLHEVLDLCLMCKACKSECPLSVDMATLKAEALHHKHETKGIPLRSRVFAGIRGLNRLGAASAPLANLPNRVPAFRKLFARAIGIAPERPLPSFASETLLTWFHSREVPEPRSRRSLTFLGDSFTSFTEPAIGIAAIELLELAGWDVRLESSGCCGRAAFSKGMLDQAKRQANGLVDALAGTEGPIAGVEPSCVLTLGDEHRALLGADDPRVADVAGRARLVDELLVEAIDDGALRLRDDAWPAGHRILYHGHCHQKSEVGTAATVALLSRIPGAEVVEVDAGCCGMAGSFGFEAEHYEVSMKVGEDRLFPAVRAEPEGTVIAATGVSCRQQIAHGTTRRAHHPVELIRAALA is encoded by the coding sequence ATGACGGAGCTCCAGCAGGCACTCGACCGGGAGCTCGACGGCGAGGTCCTCTTCGACGACTACACCCGCCACCTCTTCTCCCGCGATGCCAGCATGTACGCGATCACGCCCGTCGGGGTGGTGGCGCCCCGGCACGCGGGCGACGTCGTCACCGCGGTGCGCATCGCGGGCGAGCACGGGGTGCCCGTGCTGCCGCGCGGCGGGGGCACCAGCCTCGCCGGGCAGACCGTCGGCGAAGCCCTCGTCCTGGACTTCTCGCGGCACATGAGCAGGATCGTCGAGCTCGACCCGGAGACGCGCACCGCGCGCGTGCAGCCGGGGGTCGTGCAGGACCAGCTCAACCGCGCCGCCGCGGCGCACGGGCTGCTGTTCGGGCCCGACACCTCGACGTCCAACCGCGCCACGCTCGGCGGGATGATCGGCAACAACTCGGCGGGCAGCGGCTCCGTCCGGTACGGGATGACGATCGACCACGTCCGGTCGCTCGACGTCGTGTTGTCGGACGCGTCCACCGCCCGGTTCGGGCCGGTCGACGAGGCGGAACGCGCCCGGCGCGCATCGGGCGACACGCTCGAGGCCCGGCTCTACCGCGAGCTGCCCGCGCTGGTCGACGCGCACCGGGACGCGATCGCCACCGGCTTCCCGAAGTTCTGGCGCCGCGCAGGGGGCTACCGGCTCGACCGCCTCACCGACTCGTTCGACCTCGCGCGGTTCGTCGTCGGGTCCGAGGGCACGCTCGTCGTGGCCACCGAGGCGCTGGTGGGGCTCGTGCCCAAGCCGAAGAAGACCGTGATCGCCGTGGGGCACTTCCGCTCCACCCAGGCCGCGATCGACGCCACCGAGGACGCGTTGTCCTGCGAGCCCGCGGCCGTCGAGCTGATGGACCGCACGATCCTCGACCTGTCCCGGTCGAAGCTCGAGTACGCCGCGCTCGGCTCGATCCTGCACGACGACCCGGACGCGCTGCTCTTCGTCTCGTTCAGCGGGGACGACCCCGACGAGCTCTCCGGACAGCTGGACCGGCTCACCGCGCTGTGGGAGAAGCACGGACACGGCTACCACACGCTGCGTGCCGAGACACCCGCTCAGCAGGGTGCGCTGCTCAAGGTCCGCAAGGCGGGCCTCGGCCTGCTGATGGCCGCGAGCAGCGGATCCAACCGGCCCGCCGCGTTCGTCGAGGACACGGCCGTCGACCCGAGCCGGCTCGCCGAGTACACCGAGCGCTTCGCGAAGGTGCTCGACCGCCACGGCATGCGGGCGGGCTTCTACGGGCACGCCTCGGTGGGCTGCCTGCACGTGCGGCCGTTCGTGGACCTCTCCCGCCCGGACGAGGTCGCGAAGATGCGGGCGGTGGCCGAGGAGGTGCGCGACCTGGTCGCCGAGTTCGGCGGCGCCAACTCCTCCGAGCACGGCGACGGACTCGCCCGCAGCGAGTTCAACCGGCACCTGTTCGGCGACGAGCTCTACGAGGCGATGCGCCGGGTCAAGGGGATCTTCGACCCGGACGGCCTGATGAACCCCGGCAAGATCGTCGACGCCCCGTCGATGACCGACAACCTGCGCGAACCGGCGCTCCCGCCTGCCGGGCCGCTCACCACGATGCTGGACCTCACGGTCGTCGCGGGCGGCGAGCACGGGATGCGCGGCGCCGCCGACCGCTGCCAGAACATCGGGCTCTGCCGCAAGGACGACGTCGGCGTGATGTGCCCGTCGTACATGGCCACCCACCGCGAGGAGGACGCCACCCGCGGCCGGGCCAACGCCCTCGTCAAGGCCCTGTCCGACCCCGACCCGCGCACCGCGCTCGGCGACGAGCGGCTGCACGAGGTGCTCGACCTGTGCCTCATGTGCAAGGCCTGCAAGAGCGAGTGCCCGCTCTCGGTGGACATGGCCACCCTCAAGGCCGAGGCCCTGCACCACAAGCACGAGACGAAGGGCATCCCGCTGCGCTCGCGGGTCTTCGCCGGCATCCGCGGCCTCAACCGCCTTGGCGCGGCGAGCGCCCCGCTGGCGAACCTGCCCAACCGCGTGCCCGCGTTCCGGAAGCTTTTCGCCCGAGCTATCGGTATCGCTCCGGAACGCCCACTCCCGAGCTTCGCCAGCGAGACGCTCCTGACCTGGTTCCACTCCCGGGAAGTTCCTGAACCTCGGAGCCGGCGGTCGCTCACCTTCCTCGGCGACTCCTTCACCTCCTTCACCGAGCCCGCCATCGGGATCGCCGCCATCGAGCTGCTGGAGCTCGCTGGATGGGACGTGCGGCTGGAGTCCAGCGGATGCTGCGGGCGGGCGGCGTTCTCCAAGGGCATGCTCGACCAGGCCAAGCGGCAGGCGAACGGGCTCGTCGACGCGCTCGCCGGAACCGAGGGGCCGATCGCTGGCGTCGAGCCGTCCTGCGTGCTGACCCTCGGCGACGAGCACCGCGCCCTGCTCGGCGCCGACGACCCCCGCGTCGCCGACGTGGCCGGCCGCGCCCGGCTCGTCGACGAACTGCTGGTCGAGGCGATCGACGACGGCGCCCTGCGGCTGCGCGATGACGCGTGGCCCGCGGGCCACCGGATCCTCTACCACGGCCACTGCCACCAGAAGTCCGAGGTCGGCACGGCCGCCACGGTGGCGCTGCTCTCCCGGATCCCGGGCGCGGAGGTCGTCGAGGTCGACGCGGGGTGCTGCGGGATGGCCGGCTCGTTCGGGTTCGAGGCCGAGCACTACGAGGTGTCGATGAAGGTGGGCGAGGACCGGCTGTTCCCCGCCGTCCGCGCCGAACCGGAGGGCACCGTCATCGCCGCAACGGGCGTGTCCTGCCGCCAGCAGATCGCCCACGGCACCACCCGCCGCGCCCACCACCCCGTGGAGCTGATCCGCGCCGCACTGGCCTGA
- a CDS encoding alanine--glyoxylate aminotransferase family protein, whose amino-acid sequence MHITGGRHFLQIPGPTNVPDRVLRAMAAPTIDHRGPEFAELTKAVLAALGPVFGTTGPVVIYPSSGTGAWEAALVNTLSPGDRVLMSETGHFSSLWSELAGRLGLQVEVIPGDWRHGADPEAIGERLAADSAHEIKAVCVVHNETSTGVTSRVPDVRTALDDAGHPALLLVDTISSLASIDYRHDEWGVDVTVAGSQKGLMLPPGLGFNAISEKALAANRTAGLPRSYWDWGPMIEANARGFFPYTPGTNLLYGLREACAMLAEEGLPSVFARHQRHAAATRAAVRAWGLEVLCADEREHSGSLTAVLLPDGQDADEVRRVILERFDMSLGSGLGKLAGKVFRIGHLGHFNDLTLVGTLGGVQMGLQLAGVPIKPGGVEAALERLREAAE is encoded by the coding sequence GTGCACATCACCGGAGGGCGTCATTTCCTGCAGATCCCCGGGCCGACGAACGTGCCGGACCGGGTGCTGCGGGCGATGGCCGCGCCGACGATCGACCACCGCGGGCCGGAGTTCGCCGAACTCACCAAGGCCGTGCTGGCCGCACTCGGCCCGGTGTTCGGCACGACCGGTCCCGTCGTGATCTACCCGTCGTCGGGCACCGGAGCGTGGGAAGCGGCGCTGGTCAACACGCTCAGCCCCGGTGACCGCGTGCTGATGAGCGAGACCGGGCACTTCTCATCGCTCTGGTCCGAGCTCGCGGGCCGGCTCGGGCTGCAGGTCGAGGTGATCCCGGGCGACTGGCGCCACGGCGCCGACCCCGAGGCCATCGGCGAACGTCTCGCGGCCGACTCCGCCCACGAGATCAAGGCGGTCTGCGTCGTCCACAACGAGACGTCGACCGGTGTCACCAGCCGGGTGCCCGACGTCCGTACCGCGCTGGACGACGCAGGCCACCCCGCGCTGCTCCTCGTCGACACGATCTCCTCACTCGCCTCGATCGACTACCGCCACGACGAGTGGGGGGTGGACGTCACCGTCGCCGGGTCGCAGAAGGGGCTGATGCTGCCGCCGGGCCTCGGGTTCAACGCGATCAGCGAGAAGGCACTGGCGGCGAACCGGACCGCGGGGCTGCCGCGCTCCTACTGGGACTGGGGCCCCATGATCGAGGCCAACGCGCGCGGATTCTTCCCGTACACACCGGGCACCAACCTGCTCTACGGCCTGCGCGAGGCGTGCGCGATGCTCGCCGAGGAGGGCCTTCCCAGCGTCTTCGCGCGCCACCAGCGCCACGCCGCCGCCACCCGGGCCGCCGTGCGGGCGTGGGGCCTCGAGGTGCTGTGCGCCGACGAGCGCGAGCACTCCGGCTCGCTCACCGCCGTGCTGCTGCCCGACGGGCAGGACGCCGACGAGGTGCGGCGGGTGATCCTGGAGAGGTTCGACATGTCCCTCGGCTCGGGCCTCGGCAAGCTCGCGGGCAAGGTCTTCCGGATCGGCCACCTCGGCCATTTCAACGACCTCACGCTCGTCGGCACGCTCGGCGGGGTACAGATGGGTCTGCAGCTCGCCGGGGTCCCGATCAAGCCGGGGGGTGTGGAAGCGGCGCTCGAGCGCCTGCGGGAGGCGGCGGAATGA
- a CDS encoding SLC13 family permease, translated as MSIHVVSILALVVAFVIATLLPINLGAIALVAAFVIGSAVLEGSPDDIADAIFAGFPGSLFVTLVGVTFLFAIARANGTVDWLVHRAVQLVLGRIAFIPWIMFAVTAVLTAAGSVVPAAVAIIAPVGLSFAVRHKINPVLMGLSIINGATAGGFSPISVFGVITNNVVAESQLPGSPAFLFFGSLVFNLLLNIVMFFLFGGRELLGRVVEEPAVAEANARPEGPGAAKATTTGATGAGFEGGDRQPVTTLDLNRSLTLVALLGVAVGALGFQLDVGLLAVTAAVLLSLVAPNSYKGAVAQVAWPTVLLVCGIVTYVNLMQENGTIDWLGESVAAIGVPLVAALLICYIGSVVSAFASTTGILAALIPLAVPLLLGGQLGAIGVITALAISSSVVDSSPYSTSGALTVANTPEEQRDYVYRRLMMWGFSMVLIAPLITWLVLVVPGWL; from the coding sequence ATGTCGATACACGTGGTCTCGATACTCGCCCTGGTGGTCGCGTTCGTGATCGCCACCCTCCTCCCTATCAACCTGGGCGCCATCGCGCTGGTCGCGGCGTTCGTCATCGGCTCGGCCGTGCTGGAGGGCTCACCCGACGACATCGCGGATGCGATCTTCGCGGGGTTCCCGGGGAGCCTGTTCGTCACGCTCGTCGGCGTCACGTTCCTGTTCGCGATCGCCCGCGCGAACGGCACCGTCGACTGGCTCGTCCATCGCGCGGTGCAACTGGTCCTCGGCCGCATCGCGTTCATCCCCTGGATCATGTTCGCGGTCACCGCCGTGCTCACCGCGGCCGGATCGGTCGTGCCCGCCGCGGTGGCGATCATCGCGCCGGTCGGGCTGAGCTTCGCGGTGCGACACAAGATCAATCCGGTCCTGATGGGCCTGTCGATCATCAACGGGGCGACGGCGGGCGGGTTCTCACCGATCAGCGTCTTCGGCGTGATCACGAACAACGTCGTTGCCGAGAGCCAGCTCCCGGGCAGTCCCGCGTTCCTCTTCTTCGGCAGCCTCGTCTTCAACTTGCTGCTCAACATCGTCATGTTCTTCCTGTTCGGCGGGCGGGAGCTGCTGGGCAGGGTGGTCGAGGAACCGGCGGTGGCGGAGGCGAACGCACGTCCGGAGGGCCCGGGCGCCGCGAAGGCCACCACCACCGGCGCCACCGGAGCAGGTTTCGAGGGCGGCGACCGCCAGCCGGTCACGACTCTCGACCTCAACCGTTCACTCACCCTCGTCGCGCTGCTCGGCGTCGCCGTCGGCGCGCTGGGGTTCCAGCTCGACGTCGGCCTGCTCGCCGTCACCGCGGCCGTGCTGCTCTCGCTGGTGGCGCCGAACTCCTACAAGGGCGCCGTCGCGCAGGTCGCGTGGCCGACCGTCCTGCTGGTGTGCGGGATCGTCACCTACGTCAACCTGATGCAGGAGAACGGCACGATCGACTGGCTCGGCGAGTCGGTCGCCGCGATCGGCGTTCCGCTGGTCGCCGCGCTGCTGATCTGCTACATCGGCAGCGTCGTCTCCGCATTCGCCTCCACCACCGGAATCCTCGCCGCGCTGATCCCGCTCGCCGTGCCGCTGCTGCTCGGTGGGCAGCTAGGGGCGATCGGGGTGATCACCGCGCTGGCGATCTCCTCGTCGGTGGTCGACTCCAGCCCGTACTCCACGTCGGGCGCGCTCACCGTGGCGAACACGCCCGAGGAGCAACGCGACTACGTCTACCGCCGGTTGATGATGTGGGGCTTCTCGATGGTCCTGATCGCGCCGCTCATCACATGGCTGGTGCTGGTGGTGCCGGGTTGGCTGTAG
- a CDS encoding enoyl-CoA hydratase, producing the protein MTDLLVEQDGPVLQVTFNRPDAHNALTFAMYEGVHDACEKADADPDVRVLVLRGAGGKAFVSGTDISQFAGFDGAAGIEYEERMTRVLRRLEDTAVPTVAAVDGYCVGGGLALAAACDLRIATGASRFGVPIARTLGNCLSMDTIALLVANLGRSRALDMLLRARLLDAAEAHAAGFVTQLVDDAGELDAALAETAATLASHAPLSMWATKQALARMRRAGLPDGDDLVARVYGSADFASAVAAFARKERATWTGA; encoded by the coding sequence ATGACCGATCTCCTCGTCGAGCAGGACGGCCCCGTCCTGCAGGTGACGTTCAACCGCCCCGATGCCCACAACGCGCTGACGTTCGCGATGTACGAGGGCGTGCACGACGCCTGCGAGAAGGCCGACGCCGACCCGGATGTCCGGGTGCTCGTGCTGCGTGGCGCGGGCGGGAAGGCGTTCGTCTCCGGCACCGACATCTCGCAGTTCGCCGGTTTCGATGGCGCTGCCGGCATCGAGTACGAGGAGCGGATGACCCGGGTGCTGCGCAGGCTGGAGGACACCGCGGTGCCCACGGTCGCCGCGGTGGACGGTTACTGCGTCGGTGGCGGCCTCGCCCTCGCCGCGGCATGCGACCTGCGGATCGCCACCGGCGCGTCCCGCTTCGGGGTGCCGATCGCACGGACGCTGGGCAACTGCCTTTCGATGGACACCATCGCGCTGCTGGTGGCGAACCTCGGCCGGTCGCGGGCCCTCGACATGCTGCTGCGGGCCCGCCTGCTCGACGCCGCCGAGGCGCACGCAGCCGGGTTCGTCACGCAGCTCGTCGACGACGCGGGAGAGCTCGACGCCGCGCTCGCCGAGACCGCCGCGACGCTCGCGTCGCACGCACCGCTGTCGATGTGGGCCACCAAGCAGGCGCTCGCGCGGATGCGGCGGGCCGGGCTCCCGGACGGCGACGACCTCGTCGCCCGCGTGTACGGGAGCGCCGACTTCGCGTCGGCGGTGGCGGCCTTCGCCCGCAAGGAACGCGCCACCTGGACGGGAGCATGA